A genomic region of Canis aureus isolate CA01 chromosome 16, VMU_Caureus_v.1.0, whole genome shotgun sequence contains the following coding sequences:
- the TBKBP1 gene encoding TANK-binding kinase 1-binding protein 1 isoform X2 translates to MGWELPSCLSRRATAFPATAFLGPGRRGIRDNLQAALSTVAPALPGGPVGAEARALAMESMFEDDISILTQEALGPSEVWLDAPGDPSLGGDMCSASHFALITAYGDIKERLGGLERENATLRRRLKVYEIKYPLINDFGEEHGFSLYEIKDGSLLEMEKVSLQQRLNQFQHELQKNKEQEEQLGEMIQAYEKLCVEKSDLETELGEMRALVETHLRQICGLEQQLRQQQSLRDAAFPSPSPPPTPGPPCADLDLHYLALRGGSGLSHGWPGPTASVSELERRRLEEALEAAQGEARGAQLREEQLQAECERLQGELKQLQESRAQDLASNQSERDMAWVKRVGDDQVNLALAYTELTEELGRLRELSSLQGRILRTLLQEQARSGGQRHSPLSQRHSPAPQCPSPSPPARAAPPCPPCQSPAPQRRSPGPPCPSPQQRRSPASPSCPSPVPQRRSPVPPPCQPPSPQRRSPGPPACPAPQPRPPPPPPPGDRTPAERAYAKPPSHHVKAGFQGRRSYSELAEGAAYAGAPPPWLQAEAATLPKPRAYGELYGPGRPLSPRRAFEGIRLRFEKQPSEEEEWAVPASPPSPEAGTIRCASFCAGFPIPEAPAAAYAHEHAQSWPSINLLMETVGSDIRSCPLCQLGFPVGYPDDALIKHIDSHLENSKI, encoded by the exons ATGGGATGGGAGCTCCCCAGCTGCCTCTCTCGGCGGGCCACAGCATTCCCGGCCACAGCGTTCCTCGGCCCAGGTCGCAGGGGTATCAGGGACAATCTCCAGGCTGCCCTCTCCACCGTTGCTCCTGCTCTCCCAGGAGGCCCAGTGGGGGCCGAGGCACGGGCCCTTGCCATGGAGTCCATGTTTGAAGATGACATCAGCATCCTGACCCAGGAGGCACTGGGGCCCAGTGAGGTGTGGCTGGATGCCCCAGGAGACCCCTCGCTGGGGGGGGACATGTGCTCCGCCTCCCACTTTGCCCTCATCACAGCCTATGGGGACATCAAGGAGCGGCTGGGAGGCCTGGAAAGGGAGAATGCCACCCTCCGACGCCGTCTCAAAGTCTACGAGATCAAG TACCCACTGATCAACGACTTTGGAGAGGAGCACGGCTTCTCCCTGTATGAAATCAAGgatggctccctgctggagatgGAGAAGGTCAGCCTGCAGCAACGGCTCAACCAGTTCCAGCATGAG TTGCAGAAGAATAAGGAACAGGAGGAACAGCTTGGGGAGATGATCCAGGCTTATGAAAAACTTTGCGTGGAGAAGAGCGACCTGGAGACCGAGCTGGGGGAGatg CGGGCCCTGGTGGAGACCCACCTGCGGCAGATCTGTGGCCTTGAACAGCAGCTACGACAGCAGCAAAGTCTCCGGGACGCCgccttccccagccccagccccccgcccacccctGGCCCACCATGTGCTGATCTGGACCTGCACTACTTGGCACTGAGAGGAGGATCTGGCTTGAGTCACG GCTGGCCAGGCCCCACAGCCAGTGTGAGTGAGCTGGAGCGACGGCGGCTGGAAGAGGCCCTGGAGGCTGCCCAGGGCGAGGCCCGGGGGGCTCAACTTCGGGAGGAACAGCTCCAGGCTGAGTGCGAGCGGCTGCAGGGGGAGCTGAAGCAGTTGCAAGAGAGCCGGGCCCAG GATCTCGCCTCCAATCAGTCAGAGCGGGACATGGCATGGGTGAAAAGAGTCGGGGATGATCA GGTGAATTTGGCGCTGGCTTACACGGAGCTGACTGAGGAGCTGGGCCGGCTTCGGGAGCTGAGTTCCCTGCAGGGGAGGATCTTGAGGACTCTGCTGCAGGAGCAGGCCCGGAGTGGCG GCCAGAGGCACTCGCCGCTGTCGCAGCGCCACTCCCCGGCCCCCCAGTGCCCCTCGCCCTCCCCGCCCGCGCGCGCcgcgcccccctgccccccgtgccagtcccccgccccccagcgccGCTCCCCCGGGCCCCCGTGCCCCTCGCCCCAGCAGCGCCGCTCGCCCGCCTCGCCCTCCTGCCCGTCGCCCGTCCCGCAGCGCCGCTCGCCGGTGCCGCCGCCCTGCCAGCCCCCCAGCCCGCAGCGCCgctccccggggccccccgcCTGCCCGGCCCCGCAgccgcggcccccgccgcccccgccgccgggcGACCGGACGCCGGCCGAGCGCGCCTACGCCAAGCCGCCCAGCCACCACGTGAAGGCGGGCTTCCAGGGCCGGCGCAGCTACTCGGAGCTGGCGGAGGGCGCGGCCTACGCGGGCGCCCCCCCGCCCTGGCTGCAGGCCGAGGCCGCCACGCTGCCCAAGCCGCGGGCCTACGGCGAGCTCTACGGGCCCGGCCGGCCGCTCAGCCCGCGGCGCGCCTTCGAGGGCATCCGGCTGCGCTTCGAGAAGCAGCCgtcggaggaggaggagtgggccGTGCCCGCCAGCCCGCCCAGCCCCGAGGCGGGCACCATCCGCTGCGCCTCCTTCTGCGCGGGCTTCCCCATCCCCGAGGCGCCGGCCGCCGCCTACGCCCACGAGCACGCGCAGTCCTGGCCGTCCATCAAC CTGCTGATGGAGACAGTGGGCTCTGATATCCGCAGCTGCCCCCTCTGCCAGCTAGGTTTCCCCGTCGGGTACCCAGATGATGCCCTCATCAAACACATTGACTCCCACCTGGAGAACAGCAAGATCTAG
- the TBKBP1 gene encoding TANK-binding kinase 1-binding protein 1 isoform X3, with protein MESMFEDDISILTQEALGPSEVWLDAPGDPSLGGDMCSASHFALITAYGDIKERLGGLERENATLRRRLKVYEIKYPLINDFGEEHGFSLYEIKDGSLLEMEKVSLQQRLNQFQHELQKNKEQEEQLGEMIQAYEKLCVEKSDLETELGEMRALVETHLRQICGLEQQLRQQQSLRDAAFPSPSPPPTPGPPCADLDLHYLALRGGSGLSHAGWPGPTASVSELERRRLEEALEAAQGEARGAQLREEQLQAECERLQGELKQLQESRAQDLASNQSERDMAWVKRVGDDQVNLALAYTELTEELGRLRELSSLQGRILRTLLQEQARSGGQRHSPLSQRHSPAPQCPSPSPPARAAPPCPPCQSPAPQRRSPGPPCPSPQQRRSPASPSCPSPVPQRRSPVPPPCQPPSPQRRSPGPPACPAPQPRPPPPPPPGDRTPAERAYAKPPSHHVKAGFQGRRSYSELAEGAAYAGAPPPWLQAEAATLPKPRAYGELYGPGRPLSPRRAFEGIRLRFEKQPSEEEEWAVPASPPSPEAGTIRCASFCAGFPIPEAPAAAYAHEHAQSWPSINLLMETVGSDIRSCPLCQLGFPVGYPDDALIKHIDSHLENSKI; from the exons ATGGAGTCCATGTTTGAAGATGACATCAGCATCCTGACCCAGGAGGCACTGGGGCCCAGTGAGGTGTGGCTGGATGCCCCAGGAGACCCCTCGCTGGGGGGGGACATGTGCTCCGCCTCCCACTTTGCCCTCATCACAGCCTATGGGGACATCAAGGAGCGGCTGGGAGGCCTGGAAAGGGAGAATGCCACCCTCCGACGCCGTCTCAAAGTCTACGAGATCAAG TACCCACTGATCAACGACTTTGGAGAGGAGCACGGCTTCTCCCTGTATGAAATCAAGgatggctccctgctggagatgGAGAAGGTCAGCCTGCAGCAACGGCTCAACCAGTTCCAGCATGAG TTGCAGAAGAATAAGGAACAGGAGGAACAGCTTGGGGAGATGATCCAGGCTTATGAAAAACTTTGCGTGGAGAAGAGCGACCTGGAGACCGAGCTGGGGGAGatg CGGGCCCTGGTGGAGACCCACCTGCGGCAGATCTGTGGCCTTGAACAGCAGCTACGACAGCAGCAAAGTCTCCGGGACGCCgccttccccagccccagccccccgcccacccctGGCCCACCATGTGCTGATCTGGACCTGCACTACTTGGCACTGAGAGGAGGATCTGGCTTGAGTCACG CAGGCTGGCCAGGCCCCACAGCCAGTGTGAGTGAGCTGGAGCGACGGCGGCTGGAAGAGGCCCTGGAGGCTGCCCAGGGCGAGGCCCGGGGGGCTCAACTTCGGGAGGAACAGCTCCAGGCTGAGTGCGAGCGGCTGCAGGGGGAGCTGAAGCAGTTGCAAGAGAGCCGGGCCCAG GATCTCGCCTCCAATCAGTCAGAGCGGGACATGGCATGGGTGAAAAGAGTCGGGGATGATCA GGTGAATTTGGCGCTGGCTTACACGGAGCTGACTGAGGAGCTGGGCCGGCTTCGGGAGCTGAGTTCCCTGCAGGGGAGGATCTTGAGGACTCTGCTGCAGGAGCAGGCCCGGAGTGGCG GCCAGAGGCACTCGCCGCTGTCGCAGCGCCACTCCCCGGCCCCCCAGTGCCCCTCGCCCTCCCCGCCCGCGCGCGCcgcgcccccctgccccccgtgccagtcccccgccccccagcgccGCTCCCCCGGGCCCCCGTGCCCCTCGCCCCAGCAGCGCCGCTCGCCCGCCTCGCCCTCCTGCCCGTCGCCCGTCCCGCAGCGCCGCTCGCCGGTGCCGCCGCCCTGCCAGCCCCCCAGCCCGCAGCGCCgctccccggggccccccgcCTGCCCGGCCCCGCAgccgcggcccccgccgcccccgccgccgggcGACCGGACGCCGGCCGAGCGCGCCTACGCCAAGCCGCCCAGCCACCACGTGAAGGCGGGCTTCCAGGGCCGGCGCAGCTACTCGGAGCTGGCGGAGGGCGCGGCCTACGCGGGCGCCCCCCCGCCCTGGCTGCAGGCCGAGGCCGCCACGCTGCCCAAGCCGCGGGCCTACGGCGAGCTCTACGGGCCCGGCCGGCCGCTCAGCCCGCGGCGCGCCTTCGAGGGCATCCGGCTGCGCTTCGAGAAGCAGCCgtcggaggaggaggagtgggccGTGCCCGCCAGCCCGCCCAGCCCCGAGGCGGGCACCATCCGCTGCGCCTCCTTCTGCGCGGGCTTCCCCATCCCCGAGGCGCCGGCCGCCGCCTACGCCCACGAGCACGCGCAGTCCTGGCCGTCCATCAAC CTGCTGATGGAGACAGTGGGCTCTGATATCCGCAGCTGCCCCCTCTGCCAGCTAGGTTTCCCCGTCGGGTACCCAGATGATGCCCTCATCAAACACATTGACTCCCACCTGGAGAACAGCAAGATCTAG
- the TBKBP1 gene encoding TANK-binding kinase 1-binding protein 1 isoform X1, whose amino-acid sequence MGWELPSCLSRRATAFPATAFLGPGRRGIRDNLQAALSTVAPALPGGPVGAEARALAMESMFEDDISILTQEALGPSEVWLDAPGDPSLGGDMCSASHFALITAYGDIKERLGGLERENATLRRRLKVYEIKYPLINDFGEEHGFSLYEIKDGSLLEMEKVSLQQRLNQFQHELQKNKEQEEQLGEMIQAYEKLCVEKSDLETELGEMRALVETHLRQICGLEQQLRQQQSLRDAAFPSPSPPPTPGPPCADLDLHYLALRGGSGLSHAGWPGPTASVSELERRRLEEALEAAQGEARGAQLREEQLQAECERLQGELKQLQESRAQDLASNQSERDMAWVKRVGDDQVNLALAYTELTEELGRLRELSSLQGRILRTLLQEQARSGGQRHSPLSQRHSPAPQCPSPSPPARAAPPCPPCQSPAPQRRSPGPPCPSPQQRRSPASPSCPSPVPQRRSPVPPPCQPPSPQRRSPGPPACPAPQPRPPPPPPPGDRTPAERAYAKPPSHHVKAGFQGRRSYSELAEGAAYAGAPPPWLQAEAATLPKPRAYGELYGPGRPLSPRRAFEGIRLRFEKQPSEEEEWAVPASPPSPEAGTIRCASFCAGFPIPEAPAAAYAHEHAQSWPSINLLMETVGSDIRSCPLCQLGFPVGYPDDALIKHIDSHLENSKI is encoded by the exons ATGGGATGGGAGCTCCCCAGCTGCCTCTCTCGGCGGGCCACAGCATTCCCGGCCACAGCGTTCCTCGGCCCAGGTCGCAGGGGTATCAGGGACAATCTCCAGGCTGCCCTCTCCACCGTTGCTCCTGCTCTCCCAGGAGGCCCAGTGGGGGCCGAGGCACGGGCCCTTGCCATGGAGTCCATGTTTGAAGATGACATCAGCATCCTGACCCAGGAGGCACTGGGGCCCAGTGAGGTGTGGCTGGATGCCCCAGGAGACCCCTCGCTGGGGGGGGACATGTGCTCCGCCTCCCACTTTGCCCTCATCACAGCCTATGGGGACATCAAGGAGCGGCTGGGAGGCCTGGAAAGGGAGAATGCCACCCTCCGACGCCGTCTCAAAGTCTACGAGATCAAG TACCCACTGATCAACGACTTTGGAGAGGAGCACGGCTTCTCCCTGTATGAAATCAAGgatggctccctgctggagatgGAGAAGGTCAGCCTGCAGCAACGGCTCAACCAGTTCCAGCATGAG TTGCAGAAGAATAAGGAACAGGAGGAACAGCTTGGGGAGATGATCCAGGCTTATGAAAAACTTTGCGTGGAGAAGAGCGACCTGGAGACCGAGCTGGGGGAGatg CGGGCCCTGGTGGAGACCCACCTGCGGCAGATCTGTGGCCTTGAACAGCAGCTACGACAGCAGCAAAGTCTCCGGGACGCCgccttccccagccccagccccccgcccacccctGGCCCACCATGTGCTGATCTGGACCTGCACTACTTGGCACTGAGAGGAGGATCTGGCTTGAGTCACG CAGGCTGGCCAGGCCCCACAGCCAGTGTGAGTGAGCTGGAGCGACGGCGGCTGGAAGAGGCCCTGGAGGCTGCCCAGGGCGAGGCCCGGGGGGCTCAACTTCGGGAGGAACAGCTCCAGGCTGAGTGCGAGCGGCTGCAGGGGGAGCTGAAGCAGTTGCAAGAGAGCCGGGCCCAG GATCTCGCCTCCAATCAGTCAGAGCGGGACATGGCATGGGTGAAAAGAGTCGGGGATGATCA GGTGAATTTGGCGCTGGCTTACACGGAGCTGACTGAGGAGCTGGGCCGGCTTCGGGAGCTGAGTTCCCTGCAGGGGAGGATCTTGAGGACTCTGCTGCAGGAGCAGGCCCGGAGTGGCG GCCAGAGGCACTCGCCGCTGTCGCAGCGCCACTCCCCGGCCCCCCAGTGCCCCTCGCCCTCCCCGCCCGCGCGCGCcgcgcccccctgccccccgtgccagtcccccgccccccagcgccGCTCCCCCGGGCCCCCGTGCCCCTCGCCCCAGCAGCGCCGCTCGCCCGCCTCGCCCTCCTGCCCGTCGCCCGTCCCGCAGCGCCGCTCGCCGGTGCCGCCGCCCTGCCAGCCCCCCAGCCCGCAGCGCCgctccccggggccccccgcCTGCCCGGCCCCGCAgccgcggcccccgccgcccccgccgccgggcGACCGGACGCCGGCCGAGCGCGCCTACGCCAAGCCGCCCAGCCACCACGTGAAGGCGGGCTTCCAGGGCCGGCGCAGCTACTCGGAGCTGGCGGAGGGCGCGGCCTACGCGGGCGCCCCCCCGCCCTGGCTGCAGGCCGAGGCCGCCACGCTGCCCAAGCCGCGGGCCTACGGCGAGCTCTACGGGCCCGGCCGGCCGCTCAGCCCGCGGCGCGCCTTCGAGGGCATCCGGCTGCGCTTCGAGAAGCAGCCgtcggaggaggaggagtgggccGTGCCCGCCAGCCCGCCCAGCCCCGAGGCGGGCACCATCCGCTGCGCCTCCTTCTGCGCGGGCTTCCCCATCCCCGAGGCGCCGGCCGCCGCCTACGCCCACGAGCACGCGCAGTCCTGGCCGTCCATCAAC CTGCTGATGGAGACAGTGGGCTCTGATATCCGCAGCTGCCCCCTCTGCCAGCTAGGTTTCCCCGTCGGGTACCCAGATGATGCCCTCATCAAACACATTGACTCCCACCTGGAGAACAGCAAGATCTAG